In Xyrauchen texanus isolate HMW12.3.18 chromosome 13, RBS_HiC_50CHRs, whole genome shotgun sequence, a single genomic region encodes these proteins:
- the LOC127653881 gene encoding uncharacterized protein LOC127653881, which yields MSSEQQHLNATPQPHDLLRQQLMERLLTKLQSAINQPPLNLDYLEFLTRHELILFESFSEQIGGVSNITEALQNLYDVIKREINARSMPIVEQETEVGPGSGHHKIVIEKEKLKNLLDTHLPVSCIAKLLCVSRRTIYRRIQEFGLSVRGSYSTMTDQELDNMISAIKSQMPNAGYRMVQGHLVSMGLRIQWWRMMASMHRVDAAGIFLRLTELGCVVRRSYSVRGPLSLAHIDTNHKLIRYNIVLFGGVDGYSRKILYLDAATNNKAATAFSFFLRSTQLHGLPSRVRGDQGVENVDIAHFMFATWGTGRASFISGKSVHNQR from the exons ATGTCATCAGAACAGCAACACCTAAATGCCACACCACAGCCACAT GACTTGCTGAGACAGCAGTTGATGGAGAGACTTCTTACCAAACTGCAATCTGCCATAAACCAACCACCACTAAATTTGGATTATTTGGAGTTTCTGACACGCCATGAGCTTATTCTGTTTGAATCGTTCTCTGAGCAGATAGGCGGTGTATCAAACATTACAGAAGCACTACAAAACCTCTATGATGTTATCAAAAGGGAAATTAATGCCAGATCTATGCCCATTGTTGAACAGGAAACAGAGGTTGGTCCAGGTTCTGGTCACCACAAAATTGTAATAGAGAAAGAAAAACTAAAGAATTTGCTGGACACACATCTGCCAGTCTCCTGCATTGCAAAATTGTTGTGTGTTTCAAGGAGAACAATTTACAGAAGAATCCAAGAATTTGGCTTATCTGTAAGAGGATCATACAGCACAATGACTGACCAAGAGCTTGACAACATGATTTCAGCCATCAAAAGTCAGATGCCAAATGCTGGTTATCGAATGGTTCAAGGCCATTTGGTGTCAATGGGTCTCCGCATTCAGTGGTGGAGAATGATGGCCTCTATGCATCGGGTTGATGCTGCAGGGATCTTCTTACGGCTCACAGAACTAGGTTGTGTTGTGCGAAGAAGTTATTCTGTGCGAGGCCCTCTGTCCTTGGCCCACATTGACACAAATCACAAACTGATCAG ATACAACATTGTCCTCTTTGGAGGAGTGGATGGCTACTCAAGGAAG ATCTTGTACTTGGATGCTGCAACAAATAACAAAGCAGCAACTGCATTCTCATTCTTCCTGAGATCAACCCAGCTTCATGGCTTACCATCAAG AGTAAGGGGGGATCAGGGTGTTGAGAACGTGGACATCGCACACTTTATGTTCGCCACATGGGGAACAGGAAGAGCCAGCTTTATCTCGGGAAAGAGTGTCCACAATCAGAGGTAA
- the LOC127653878 gene encoding uncharacterized protein LOC127653878 isoform X2: MATNCPTRPSETELPVPRNVPVTVQQEMTRSFPGYFKSNFSRGKKRCLTATKQLGKTSKTTALNFYLLPKNTPHIPLPNEELELLQAGMGRQTVSLPEDGDHTEISKHLAKTFTKMEDLCGGWLLHKATGGSGRRKLTVIPPEAEGYSVKALRAASAGGKATFYIVPLQETLDTSPLPPDSEHFSKMPKTKCYQCNETMPLHMLAVHIKTCKVKLTSDESGEESSDELWVVENKCKVVCPICTKEFPDDEITFHASLCEESFESIVTSEANSSGPSTHAQTPVCKSIQKSSTEDILDFLEHQVDTTQEFKLCVDREDLPDRGILQWKRKKAASPASTLKVVYIGEAGIDTGALRKEFLTDMVSGIENRFFEGAGNQGKNPKYSLTDLDNENFRTIGEIMAVSLAQGGPPPAFLRGWCYSFLCTGEVDLNSLSKEDVADLEFCQLISRVEDSADAQCLMLNTDEIISCGYTSQINLDSKESIIRAIVLHSTTRLIPMLQQIRKGLELYGLVDQMATNPEACRSLFVPGNIIKPDADFIMTCIQPNFSEKGTSKERTERKIINFLQDFLQEVEISDGETESAAGDAEPVAVPHVLQWMTGQSHIPILPNEKRHFKITCNFDHNCRERLGDHSVCYPIILLMSHIPQLFRTETSLCP, translated from the exons ATGGCCACAAACTGCCCAACACGGCCGTCAGAGACAGAGCTCCCTGTCCCTAGAAATGTGCCTGTAACAGTGCAGCAAGAAATGACAAG ATCTTTTCCAGGATATTTCAAATCAAACTTCAGTCGTGGTAAAAAGAGGTGTTTGACTGCCACCAAGCAACTGGGAAAGACAAGCAAAACAACTGCTCTCAATTTTTATCTTCTTCCCAAAAATACACCCCACATACCATTGCCAAATGAGGAGCTTGAACTCCTCCAGGCAGGTATGGGAAGACAAACAGTGTCTCTTCCAGAAGATGGTGACCACACAGAG atttcaaagcacctggctaAAACGTTTACAAAAATGGAGGATCTTTGTGGGGGATGGCTCTTGCATAAGGCAACAG GTGGCAGTGGTCGACGAAAGCTGACTGTCATTCCACCAGAAGCAGAGGGGTATTCTGTCAAAGCTCTGCGAGCTGCGTCAGCAGGGGGCAAAGCCACTTTTTACATCGTACCACTCCAGGAGACTTTAGACACCTCTCCTCTGCCTCCTGACTCAGAGCATTTTTcaaaaatgccaaaaacaaaatgctACCAGTGTAATGAGACGATGCCTTTGCATATGCTTGCAGTACACATTAAGACATGCAAGGTAAAACTCACCTCCGATGAGTCTGGTGAAGAG TCCTCTGATGAGTTATGGGTTGTGGAGAACAAGTGCAAG GTGGTTTGTCCAATTTGCACCAAAGAATTCCCAGACGATGAGATCACATTCCATGCTAGCCTTTGTGAAGAGAG CTTTGAATCTATAGTGACTTCTGAAGCAAATAGCAGTGGCCCAAGTACCCATGCTCAAACTCCAGTAtgtaaatcaatacaaaaatcaaG TACGGAAGATATATTGGACTTTCTTGAACATCAAGTTGACACAACACAAGAATTTAAGTTGTGTGTGGACAGAGAAGACCTTCCAGACAGGGGCATTCTGCAGtggaaaagaaagaaagctgCATCTCCTGCCAGTACTCTGAAGGTGGTGTATATAGGAGAGGCAGGTATTGATACAGGAGCCCTTAGGAAAGAGTTTTTAACTG ATATGGTTTCAGGTATTGAAAACAGATTCTTTGAAGGAGCTGGAAACCAGGGTAAAAATCCCAAGTACTCCTTGACAGACCTTGATAACGAGAACTTCAG AACTATTGGTGAAATAATGGCAGTCAGCCTGGCACAAGGTGGCCCACCTCCTGCTTTTTTGAGAGGGTGGTGCTACAGCTTCCTCTGCACAGGAGAAGTGGACTTAAATTCTCTGTCTAAGGAAGATGTGGCCGATCTAGAATTCTGTCAACTCATCAGCAGG gTTGAAGATTCTGCAGATGCTCAGTGTCTGATGTTGAACACTGATGAAATTATAAGCTGCGGATACACGAGCCAGATCAACCTAGACAGCAAAGAAAGCATAATTCG agCAATTGTCCTACATTCAACTACAAGATTAATTCCAATGCTGCAGCAAATTCGAAAGGGCTTGGAACTGTATGGCCTGGTGGACCAGATGGCTACAAACCCTGAAGCTTGCCGCTCCCTGTTTGTTCCTGGGAACATTATCAAA CCTGATGCTGATTTCATAATGACATGCATCCAGCCCAATTTCAGTGAAAAGGGGACTTCTAAGGAGAGAACTGAGAGGAAGATCATCAACTTTCTGCAAGATTTCTTGCAGGAGGTTGAAATTTCAG ACGGGGAGACAGAGAGTGCAGCTGGTGACGCAGAGCCTGTTGCAGTGCCACACGTGCTCCAGTGGATGACAGGGCAGTCCCACATCCCTATACTCCCTAATGAAaagagacatttcaaaataacatGCAACTTTGACCACAACTGCAGGGAACGACTAGGAGATCACTCAGTTTGCTACCCAATT ATCTTGTTGATGTCCCATATACCACAGCTGTTCAGGACTGAGACCTCCCTCTGTCCGTAG
- the LOC127653878 gene encoding uncharacterized protein LOC127653878 isoform X1 — MATNCPTRPSETELPVPRNVPVTVQQEMTRSFPGYFKSNFSRGKKRCLTATKQLGKTSKTTALNFYLLPKNTPHIPLPNEELELLQAGMGRQTVSLPEDGDHTEISKHLAKTFTKMEDLCGGWLLHKATGGSGRRKLTVIPPEAEGYSVKALRAASAGGKATFYIVPLQETLDTSPLPPDSEHFSKMPKTKCYQCNETMPLHMLAVHIKTCKVKLTSDESGEESSDELWVVENKCKVVCPICTKEFPDDEITFHASLCEESFESIVTSEANSSGPSTHAQTPVCKSIQKSSTEDILDFLEHQVDTTQEFKLCVDREDLPDRGILQWKRKKAASPASTLKVVYIGEAGIDTGALRKEFLTDMVSGIENRFFEGAGNQGKNPKYSLTDLDNENFRTIGEIMAVSLAQGGPPPAFLRGWCYSFLCTGEVDLNSLSKEDVADLEFCQLISRVEDSADAQCLMLNTDEIISCGYTSQINLDSKESIIRAIVLHSTTRLIPMLQQIRKGLELYGLVDQMATNPEACRSLFVPGNIIKPDADFIMTCIQPNFSEKGTSKERTERKIINFLQDFLQEVEISDGETESAAGDAEPVAVPHVLQWMTGQSHIPILPNEKRHFKITCNFDHNCRERLGDHSVCYPIVSACTQTVTFPVHHLSTYTDFRRIMSEAVKYGGGFHRV, encoded by the exons ATGGCCACAAACTGCCCAACACGGCCGTCAGAGACAGAGCTCCCTGTCCCTAGAAATGTGCCTGTAACAGTGCAGCAAGAAATGACAAG ATCTTTTCCAGGATATTTCAAATCAAACTTCAGTCGTGGTAAAAAGAGGTGTTTGACTGCCACCAAGCAACTGGGAAAGACAAGCAAAACAACTGCTCTCAATTTTTATCTTCTTCCCAAAAATACACCCCACATACCATTGCCAAATGAGGAGCTTGAACTCCTCCAGGCAGGTATGGGAAGACAAACAGTGTCTCTTCCAGAAGATGGTGACCACACAGAG atttcaaagcacctggctaAAACGTTTACAAAAATGGAGGATCTTTGTGGGGGATGGCTCTTGCATAAGGCAACAG GTGGCAGTGGTCGACGAAAGCTGACTGTCATTCCACCAGAAGCAGAGGGGTATTCTGTCAAAGCTCTGCGAGCTGCGTCAGCAGGGGGCAAAGCCACTTTTTACATCGTACCACTCCAGGAGACTTTAGACACCTCTCCTCTGCCTCCTGACTCAGAGCATTTTTcaaaaatgccaaaaacaaaatgctACCAGTGTAATGAGACGATGCCTTTGCATATGCTTGCAGTACACATTAAGACATGCAAGGTAAAACTCACCTCCGATGAGTCTGGTGAAGAG TCCTCTGATGAGTTATGGGTTGTGGAGAACAAGTGCAAG GTGGTTTGTCCAATTTGCACCAAAGAATTCCCAGACGATGAGATCACATTCCATGCTAGCCTTTGTGAAGAGAG CTTTGAATCTATAGTGACTTCTGAAGCAAATAGCAGTGGCCCAAGTACCCATGCTCAAACTCCAGTAtgtaaatcaatacaaaaatcaaG TACGGAAGATATATTGGACTTTCTTGAACATCAAGTTGACACAACACAAGAATTTAAGTTGTGTGTGGACAGAGAAGACCTTCCAGACAGGGGCATTCTGCAGtggaaaagaaagaaagctgCATCTCCTGCCAGTACTCTGAAGGTGGTGTATATAGGAGAGGCAGGTATTGATACAGGAGCCCTTAGGAAAGAGTTTTTAACTG ATATGGTTTCAGGTATTGAAAACAGATTCTTTGAAGGAGCTGGAAACCAGGGTAAAAATCCCAAGTACTCCTTGACAGACCTTGATAACGAGAACTTCAG AACTATTGGTGAAATAATGGCAGTCAGCCTGGCACAAGGTGGCCCACCTCCTGCTTTTTTGAGAGGGTGGTGCTACAGCTTCCTCTGCACAGGAGAAGTGGACTTAAATTCTCTGTCTAAGGAAGATGTGGCCGATCTAGAATTCTGTCAACTCATCAGCAGG gTTGAAGATTCTGCAGATGCTCAGTGTCTGATGTTGAACACTGATGAAATTATAAGCTGCGGATACACGAGCCAGATCAACCTAGACAGCAAAGAAAGCATAATTCG agCAATTGTCCTACATTCAACTACAAGATTAATTCCAATGCTGCAGCAAATTCGAAAGGGCTTGGAACTGTATGGCCTGGTGGACCAGATGGCTACAAACCCTGAAGCTTGCCGCTCCCTGTTTGTTCCTGGGAACATTATCAAA CCTGATGCTGATTTCATAATGACATGCATCCAGCCCAATTTCAGTGAAAAGGGGACTTCTAAGGAGAGAACTGAGAGGAAGATCATCAACTTTCTGCAAGATTTCTTGCAGGAGGTTGAAATTTCAG ACGGGGAGACAGAGAGTGCAGCTGGTGACGCAGAGCCTGTTGCAGTGCCACACGTGCTCCAGTGGATGACAGGGCAGTCCCACATCCCTATACTCCCTAATGAAaagagacatttcaaaataacatGCAACTTTGACCACAACTGCAGGGAACGACTAGGAGATCACTCAGTTTGCTACCCAATTGTGAGTGCATGCACTCAGACTGTGACTTTTCCAGTACATCATCTTAGCACTTACACTGACTTTAGAAGAATCATGAGTGAAGCAGTAAAATATGGTGGTGGATTCCACAGAGTTTAA